From the Tripterygium wilfordii isolate XIE 37 chromosome 6, ASM1340144v1, whole genome shotgun sequence genome, one window contains:
- the LOC120000732 gene encoding uncharacterized protein LOC120000732 — MGSTCTLNSTYTSQYFIEITEIAVAEIRSNNEIKIHVVSCRHSKGKPKKRSVGSLDQEKKLENSSGGKSGQQPYMDDGDGRRMIGCPGSVHDRTIINPIMLRFRPIAPRPTTVDTSNGSSPTDIKNAVFAKSRTKRKYVRVKKTSGGCKRRRRKLSDQERVSEDSEGKNIVTLQLLPERTDGDKQPPCDGSWSTQVDHNPSMNKAPVDSSDLAVVESWLTVESMTDACSHMGGVGSTDGERVKNLEADTCPSLISDNLNRVTWVNGAYKKMVTVAENRDGRLPEMVVRLAIKEKLPVSGGLFTCQMRVQNTWREERWSKLVPCDVWRMDFGGFAWRLDLKTALSLAL; from the exons atggGCTCTACATGCACATTAAATTCTACGTATACATCTCAATATTttattgagataactgagatcgCAGTTGCTGAGATCCGGAGCAATAATGAAATCAAAATCCACGTGGTGTCGTGTCGACATTCTAAAGGGAAACCCAAAAAGCGATCTGTGGGATCATTAGACCAG gaaaaaaaattggaaaacaGCAGCGGAGGAAAGTCAGGTCAACAGCCGTATATGGATGACGGAGATGGGCGGCGCATGATAGGATGCCCCGGGAGTGTCCATGATAGGACGATAATCAACCCGATAATGCTTAGATTCCGGCCGATTGCACCGAGGCCGACAACCGTTGACACCAGCAACGGTTCTTCGCCGACGGATATCAAGAACGCGGTGTTTGCCAAATCGAGGACTAAGAGAAAGTACGTCAGGGTTAAGAAAACCAGTGGCGGTTGTAAGAGAAGGAGGAGAAAATTATCAGATCAAGAACGAGTGAGTGAAGATTCTGAGGGAAAGAATATTGTGACGCTACAGTTACTTCCGGAAAGAACAGACGGTGATAAACAGCCTCCGTGCGATGGATCTTGGAGCACACAGGTGGATCACAACCCTTCGATGAATAAAGCTCCAGTTGACTCGTCAGATCTGGCGGTGGTGGAGTCGTGGCTGACGGTCGAGAGCATGACAGACGCATGTAGTCATATGGGAGGGGTAGGGAGTACAGACGGTGAGAGAGTGAAGAATCTGGAAGCCGACACGTGTCCCTCGTTGATTTCGGATAATTTGAACAGGGTAACGTGGGTGAATGGAGCATATAAGAAGATGGTGACGGTGGCGGAGAACCGAGACGGGAGGTTACCGGAGATGGTGGTGCGGTTGGCGATAAAAGAGAAGCTACCGGTCAGTGGCGGACTGTTTACGTGTCAAATGAGGGTGCAGAACACGTGGCGGGAGGAGAGGTGGTCAAAGTTGGTGCCATGTGATGTGTGGAGGATGGATTTTGGAGGATTTGCATGGAGGCTAGATCTCAAGACTGCCCTTAGTTTGGCTCTATAG
- the LOC119999791 gene encoding actin-histidine N-methyltransferase: protein MAHPMEFVSLPNKPVSTPIRSFAHPLFGVSISVSALRNHGRGISFRSIRPRNICSASGSDTLVSSSRGNGVLAKEEEDKVGDLKSWMHNNGLPPCKVVLKERPSHDDQLRPIHYVAASEDLQAGDVAFSVPNSLVVTLERVLGNETIAELLATHKLSELACLALYLMYEKKQGKKSFWYPYIRELDRQRGRGQLAVVSPLLWSEAELAYLTGSPTKAEVLERAEGIKREYNELDTVWFMAGSLFQQYPYDIPTEAFSFEIFKQAFVAVQSCVVHLQNVSLARRFALVPLGPPLLAYISNCKAMLTAVGGAVELIVDRPYKAGESIVVWCGPQPNSKLLLNYGFVDEDNSYDRIMVEAALNTEDPQYQDKRMVAQRNSKLSVQVFHVYAGKEKEAVTDMLPYLRLGYVSDPSEMQSVISSQGPVCPVSPCMERAVLDQLVDYFKKRLARYPTTLTEDEILLADCNLNPKKRVATQLVRLEKKMLNSCLQATVDLISQLPDISVSPCPAPYAPLLK, encoded by the exons ATGGCACATCCCATGGAATTCGTTTCTCTTCCCAATAAGCCCGTCTCGACTCCAATTCGTTCTTTTGCTCACCCTCTCTTTGGGGTTTCAATTTCCGTCTCCGCTCTCAGAAACCACGGACGTGGAATTTCGTTTCGATCGATTCGTCCAAGAAATATCTGCTCGGCGTCGGGTTCCGATACCTTGGTTTCCAGTTCGCGCGGCAATGGGGTTTTGGccaaggaggaggaggataagGTTGGGGACTTGAAATCTTGGATGCACAATAATGGACTCCCTCCCTGCAAGGTCGTTCTGAAAGAAAGGCCTTCGCATGATGACCAGCTTAGGCCCATACATTATGTTGCTGCTAGTGAAGATCTTCAG GCCGGTGATGTTGCTTTTTCGGTGCCAAATTCCCTTGTTGTGACCCTTGAAAGAGTTCTGGGGAACGAGACGATTG CGGAGCTGTTGGCCACACATAAGTTGTCAGAACTGGCATGTTTAGCGCTGTATTTGATGTACGAGAAGAAGCAAGGAAAGAAGTCATTCTGGTATCCCTACATACGAGAGCTTGATCGTCAGCGAGGGAGGGGTCAATTAGCTGTTGTATCTCCACTTCTATGGTCAGAAGCTGAATTGGCTTACCTGACAGGTAGCCCAACTAAG GCTGAAGTTCTTGAAAGAGCTGAAGGAATTAAAAGAGAGTACAATGAGCTTGACACAGTCTGGTTTATGGCTGGTTCTCTGTTTCAG CAATATCCATATGATATACCTACCGAGGCATTTTCATTTGAGATTTTTAAACAAGCTTTTGTTGCTGTTCAGTCCTGTGTTGTGCATTTGCAG AATGTCAGTTTGGCTCGGAGGTTTGCTTTGGTTCCTCTGGGACCGCCATTGCTAGCTTACATTAGCAACTGCAAAGCAATGTTAACTGCTGTCGGTGGTGCCGTCGAACTAATAGTTGATCGTCCATACAAAGCAGGGGAGTCCATTGTTGTCTG GTGTGGACCACAACCTAATTCAAAATTGCTTCTGAACTATGGTTTTGTTGATGAAGATAATTCTTATGATCGTATAATGGTTGAG GCAGCTTTGAATACTGAGGATCCTCAGTATCAGGACAAGAGAATGGTTGCTCAACGAAATAGCAAACTATCAGTACAAGTCTTTCAT GTTTATGctggaaaggaaaaggaagcaGTTACAGATATGCTTCCTTATTTGCGACTGGGTTATGTGTCAGATCCGTCAGAAATGCAATCTGTTATTTCATCTCAAGGTCCAGTTTGTCCA GTGAGCCCCTGTATGGAACGAGCTGTGTTGGACCAACTTGTCGATTATTTCAAGAAACGCCTGGCTCGCTACCCGACGACGCTTACTGAAGACGAGATTTTG TTGGCAGATTGTAACTTGAACCCAAAGAAGCGAGTTGCTACTCAGCTTGTCaggttggagaagaaaatgCTAAATTCATGTCTTCAGGCTACTGTCGATTTGATTAGCCAGTTACCTGACATTTCTGTCTCTCCATGCCCTGCTCCTTATGCCCCGTTGTTGAAATGA
- the LOC120000898 gene encoding uncharacterized protein LOC120000898, protein MDGGEGRRVRLYNQDAVDKTINNRIMLRFRPIAPKPAAGDLNHEANQIESKNKPLNQRRSKRKYVRVRKNLRKKKVTVNDHEKGYNDGASDNNKVTTLQLFPERRDCLEEQSTSRKNGSWLSFGADNFVHLQEINMQDKTEPLISLTSRVMDSDQMPTPKIISPEKRVAEESWVTVESVTDTCVDVQALGCTDAERIVNLEADKCPGFISDGHQVVRWVNGAYKMMVTMRGRNHEVPDQVVVRLMMKDRLPYDILEYKAFTCRIRLKNAWQREKIVPCDVWRMDGGGFAWRLDVEAALCLGR, encoded by the coding sequence ATGGATGGTGGAGAAGGGCGGCGCGTGAGATTATATAACCAGGACGCAGTGGATAAGACGATAAACAACAGGATAATGCTCAGATTCCGGCCGATTGCACCGAAACCAGCCGCTGGGGATCTGAATCACGAGGCGAATCAAATAGAGAGCAagaacaagccgttaaaccagAGAAGATCGAAAAGAAAGTACGTTAGGGTTCGGAAAAACCTGCGAAAGAAAAAGGTAACTGTAAATGATCATGAGAAAGGTTACAACGATGGTGCAAGCGATAATAATAAGGTCACCACTCTACAGCTGTTTCCTGAGAGAAGGGATTGTCTGGAAGAGCAGTCCACCAGCAGGAAGAATGGATCTTGGTTAAGTTTTGGTGCAGATAATTTTGTCCACCTTCAAGAGATCAATATGCAAGATAAAACTGAGCCGTTGATCAGTTTGACGAGTAGAGTGATGGATTCAGATCAGATGCCGACGCCCAAAATCATCTCGCCTGAAAAGAGGGTAGCGGAGGAGTCGTGGGTGACGGTGGAGAGCGTGACAGACACTTGCGTGGATGTGCAAGCGTTAGGGTGTACGGACGCAGAGAGAATAGTCAATCTGGAAGCGGACAAGTGTCCCGGGTTCATATCAGACGGTCACCAAGTCGTGCGGTGGGTTAATGGGGCCTATAAAATGATGGTGACGATGAGGGGGAGAAATCATGAGGTCCCTGATCAGGTGGTGGTGCGGTTGATGATGAAAGACAGACTACCTTATGATATTCTCGAGTACAAGGCATTTACGTGCAGGATTAGGTTGAAGAACGCGTGGCAAAGGGAGAAGATTGTGCCGTGTGATGTATGGAGGATGGACGGCGGAGGTTTTGCATGGAGACTCGACGTTGAGGCTGCACTCTGCTTGGGCCGTTAA